From a single Ischnura elegans chromosome 7, ioIscEleg1.1, whole genome shotgun sequence genomic region:
- the LOC124162186 gene encoding uncharacterized protein LOC124162186: MQAQEKIWEKRYRRLDGKVSMALSMLTELKKELKSKPVVNEESISVNRKFPLKTLDDVEELERELSEDVSLHNNLVTQIARICGDEEQPSVYKILYFVFTDEAAKHFCLTGKSGVEGMKKKKFMGTKICSVIMGECLRVLCLSLISTLMYT; the protein is encoded by the exons atgCAAGCTCAGGAGAAGATATGGGAAAAGAGATACAGGAGATTAGATGGGAAGGTGAGCATGGCTTTAAGCATGCTcacagaattaaagaaagagctaAAGTCCAAGCCTGTAGTGAATGAAGAGAGCATTTCCGTCAACCGGAAATTCCCTCTTAAAACTTTGGATGATGTAGAGGAGCTTGAGAGGGAACTGTCAGAGGATGTATCTCTCCACAATAATTTG gtTACTCAAATTGCTCGCATTTGTGGTGATGAGGAGCAGCCCTCagtatacaaaattttatattttgtattcactGACGAAGCAGCGAAGCACTTCTGCCTCACCGGAAAGTCTGGAGTTGAggggatgaagaagaaaaagtttaTGGGAACGAAAATATGCAGTGTCATTATGGGTGAGTGTCTTCGTGTATTATGTCTATCATTAATCAGTACTCTAATGTATACTTAA